tgtacccatgctatctgaaataaACTTTAGAAATGTAAAACATCTAATGTTTGCttgtttttaactgactttgACAGTATCAACTTGACccatttttgtatgtaatattgTTGTTATATGTAATCATGCAGTAAAAAGTACTAAGATTTCtatgaaaaagtttttaaaacttaCTGCAGTgttaaaaactaacttcatCTTAATAATAGTCacaagtttattattaataataaataacttgtttcctTTCCTTTCAGGCAAAAAATATGTTGGGAATAAATACTTTGAAGTAGACAATTCAAGATTCTTTGAAAGGTGACAGTAAATGTGGTGACAGTattctaatatttttcattattaataaataaaatagtatttttaagttggtttgttattaaaaaaactcctTGATAATCACAgtaaaatcctttattatattatattgaatagagatttgtataaaattcaaaaacattttaatcattttataGGACATGTCTTAAGTTAACAATGGATTAACATACCATACATGCACTGAAGGGTTAAGGCACATTTTGTTTTGTCTGGTTTGCTTATAAGGGTGCAATGTAGTCACTCCCAAGCGACACATATGATATAAGATTGTTTGGTAGAGGCAATTTACTCCATAAATTGTCTGAAACAGTTTGTCGGATTACAAACCTGCAGATCTTTTGTAGCGAGTCTAACTTGGCAAAtctgaaacaaacaaaattaaacttaaaatttaagctCAATAAGGTATAAAGGACTAGATAACATTTTTCTTGTTCATACAagaatatcaaataatattaacttctGTGCTATGTCAAACTACATTCTATTtctgccaaattttatccaaTTCCATTTAGCTGTTctaaacttttgcatttatagtaTTGCACTTTGTAAGATGTGTTTCTTGCATACTCAATGAAGTGTTGCTATATTTATAGTAGAAGGCCATGGTTTTCCATATCAAATGAGACCTCCGTATGGTCCTTCATCCAAACTTTTACccttatactaatactataaagagtaaagatttgattgtttgtttgcattggctgaaactactgaaccaatttgaaaaattctaacTGTTGGGGAGCTAAACAATTCTTGAGTGCTattaggctatatgttatccccatattcctacaagAACTGGAACCATGCAGGTGAATAAgtaataatcacactaatattataaaggtgaaagtttgtgtgtaagtatgtatgtttgttcctcctttacgctgcagctTCTGAAGCGAGTTGGCTGAAATTctgaatggaaattgattttactctgaattaccacatatgctacttttcatcccagaaaaatccatgattcctacaggatttgtgaaaaactgaattccacacaaAGTGTCCACTTCACACAAAATTCCGCATGGGTGTccgttatttattataaaaaagaccTCTTACAACATAAACTGTAAGCTTTGTTTAATACCTGTTTAAAGGTCTGGCTAATTTAACAGGCATTTCAAATAGTTTTGATTTAACTGCAACTGTAGCACAATGTTCAGATATTCTGTTTGCAGGCACGTATGTTTCATTGTTCAAAGAGAATAATCCATTGGCATGTCTGAGTCTTGCATGTAGCGTGCGTCCAACACAACGGAACGAAACACAAAGGATGTGCCTCGAGTCATAAGAATCCCTCACTAAGAAAACATTGTCATGCTGTCCGGCCAGTAGCTTCTCTGCCTCGGTTGACGTTATTCCACCCCAGTACCAACCATGCctaaaaaatataccaaaaattACATGATGTTGAAAAGAATTGCATTTTAGAAGAGCAGATATCAAAAATCTTACTTGGAAAGTTGGCAGTATATAGCACAACTCTCAATAGACACATGCTGGTGATGTCCTCGCAGTACTGAGTGACCATCTGCGTGTTGACACCTTAAATTTGATCTCTCAAATTCCAGATCTTTCTTTGAATCGAGTTTTATAACCATATGCCTCTCCGTCGATGTCGAGGGCTCGGTAGTCTTACcaaaattacataaatgttCACCGTTGCTATTTTTACTTCCAAAATATCTCTGCAACGAACGAACACTGCCAGTGACGAAAAGTTTATTCTTCCAAAATCTAACGAACTTATTCGTATTGACAGGGGGTTTACGTTCAGGCAAATAAACACGATTGACTATATCCGTGTTAGTTAGATCTCTTTTGCTGTCTACAGTTCGTTGCAAATGTTTACATTCCATAGGTTTCAACCATTTTCGAAGACAACCAGTGGCAAGCCATTTGCGTCGGTTGCAATGTGTAcatctttcataatttttattcatcttaCGAAATTCGGAATCCTGTTTTATCTCATAAATATTACTACGAGTAAACTAAAACGTTTGATAATggattaatt
The DNA window shown above is from Bicyclus anynana chromosome 15, ilBicAnyn1.1, whole genome shotgun sequence and carries:
- the LOC112047429 gene encoding suppressor of cytokine signaling 5, with the protein product MNKNYERCTHCNRRKWLATGCLRKWLKPMECKHLQRTVDSKRDLTNTDIVNRVYLPERKPPVNTNKFVRFWKNKLFVTGSVRSLQRYFGSKNSNGEHLCNFGKTTEPSTSTERHMVIKLDSKKDLEFERSNLRCQHADGHSVLRGHHQHVSIESCAIYCQLSKHGWYWGGITSTEAEKLLAGQHDNVFLVRDSYDSRHILCVSFRCVGRTLHARLRHANGLFSLNNETYVPANRISEHCATVAVKSKLFEMPVKLARPLNRFAKLDSLQKICRFVIRQTVSDNLWSKLPLPNNLISYVSLGSDYIAPL